One window of the Runella slithyformis DSM 19594 genome contains the following:
- a CDS encoding WG repeat-containing protein, producing the protein MNLLKHVTHLSVYFLFFLALTARSQPIRQITKKDERDIKLGVRNLLTNNLPGIYRIMLSSTAVERKEYLNRLTTPGEERVFLNDNFYIENDFYIRNRADLPKKERDLSIQDYFTELAKNFGRRDNDEDPNEGKEVKIPSITFLKNIQCRSAKDSTLFIKALFTIDYDGIAINKFPFKPEPRIAEIQVEKEGKRWRLYIRSLRFMDERENLAEDFSKNVAIIENSPSKTINYEEALSSETKTVSRIPLLKAFKMGELWGLLNDEDNVKKIVITPQFDELDEFSEDDMAPVSLGGSWGFINKNGVIVIPCQYQMVEPFKKGKALVQTWGGAKPFSIDVTGKQLK; encoded by the coding sequence ATGAACCTTCTGAAACATGTGACGCATCTATCGGTTTATTTTTTGTTCTTTCTCGCCCTTACCGCCCGGAGCCAACCCATACGTCAGATCACTAAAAAAGATGAACGGGACATCAAACTGGGCGTAAGAAACCTGCTCACCAACAACCTGCCCGGTATTTACAGAATTATGCTGTCCAGTACTGCGGTTGAACGGAAAGAGTATCTCAACCGGTTAACGACTCCGGGGGAAGAGCGGGTTTTTCTGAATGATAATTTTTACATTGAAAATGATTTTTACATCCGAAACCGGGCCGATTTACCGAAAAAAGAAAGGGATTTATCAATCCAGGACTATTTTACCGAATTGGCCAAAAACTTCGGAAGGAGAGACAACGATGAAGACCCCAATGAGGGAAAGGAAGTAAAGATTCCGTCCATTACTTTTTTGAAAAACATCCAATGTCGCTCCGCGAAAGACTCCACCCTTTTCATCAAAGCCCTTTTCACCATCGACTACGACGGAATCGCTATCAACAAATTCCCCTTTAAACCCGAACCGCGCATTGCCGAAATTCAGGTGGAGAAAGAAGGCAAAAGGTGGCGACTGTATATACGTTCGCTTCGGTTTATGGATGAACGCGAAAATCTGGCGGAGGACTTCTCCAAAAATGTCGCCATCATCGAAAACAGCCCTTCCAAAACCATAAATTACGAAGAGGCTCTCAGCTCCGAGACCAAGACCGTCAGTCGGATACCTCTCCTTAAAGCCTTTAAGATGGGAGAATTATGGGGGCTTTTAAATGATGAAGACAATGTAAAAAAAATAGTGATTACCCCTCAGTTTGATGAGTTGGACGAGTTTTCGGAGGATGACATGGCCCCGGTCTCTTTGGGAGGCAGTTGGGGATTTATCAATAAAAACGGGGTGATCGTCATTCCCTGTCAATACCAAATGGTAGAGCCTTTTAAGAAAGGGAAGGCGCTTGTACAAACGTGGGGCGGAGCCAAGCCTTTTTCCATCGATGTGACCGGAAAACAACTCAAATAA
- a CDS encoding FHA domain-containing protein yields MSSQPKRVTVGRKPGNTIVLPNADVSGDHAILTLLDAPTNTWEIQDAGSRNGTFVDGQRILRKEVTPNNKVTFGSTPLIWSQLVTGAAKPPSTAKKVHESAKTEELKLDFFEVPIGERLRNVYQDFMDKKSRMEEIQKQEALNARYQSLGLPIAGLFGASVGFLPSEYRYISIIGTLISLSITVWSFAKSKKFTAEKRNLNMTKLTEQYDINYRCPYCQVRINDPFPVLLQIKNCRNCKKPLIP; encoded by the coding sequence ATGAGCAGTCAGCCCAAACGCGTAACGGTCGGTCGAAAACCCGGGAATACGATTGTGTTACCCAATGCAGATGTAAGTGGAGATCATGCCATTCTCACCTTGTTGGATGCGCCCACCAATACGTGGGAAATTCAGGATGCCGGCTCCCGGAACGGTACCTTCGTGGATGGGCAGCGTATCCTGCGTAAGGAGGTGACGCCCAATAATAAAGTCACTTTCGGAAGTACGCCCCTTATTTGGAGCCAATTGGTGACCGGCGCTGCCAAACCGCCCTCAACGGCTAAAAAAGTTCATGAGTCAGCTAAAACCGAGGAGTTAAAGCTTGATTTTTTTGAAGTACCCATCGGCGAAAGACTCAGGAATGTGTACCAAGACTTCATGGATAAAAAAAGCCGAATGGAGGAAATTCAAAAGCAGGAAGCATTAAATGCCCGCTATCAATCGTTGGGGCTGCCGATTGCGGGATTGTTTGGGGCTTCCGTGGGGTTCCTGCCGTCTGAGTATCGGTATATTTCCATCATCGGTACACTGATCTCCCTGAGTATTACGGTTTGGTCGTTTGCGAAATCTAAAAAATTTACTGCCGAAAAAAGAAACCTTAACATGACGAAGCTGACGGAGCAGTATGATATCAATTATCGCTGTCCGTACTGCCAGGTCAGGATCAATGATCCCTTTCCGGTACTTCTTCAGATTAAAAATTGCCGAAATTGTAAAAAGCCTCTCATCCCCTAA
- a CDS encoding VWA domain-containing protein — MNSTLHILRLFTGFCRQRGGILLLSLFWIFCPEGCKQKEPLPEPIADFSYTPGQNLEAPVTITFMNNSQNADSFEWDFDDGTGSTLRNPVKRFTKGGTYTVTLTAKGGGGTRTAFATIVIEENLYGGNNGKIGFWSKIGNEGFTSITINTGTQTLKSYWAATPDCTNGSLASFTLPAGDYSFVAVNDEGRRWKGSIRVTRAQCALWELKKEEGIVSLPSGAVIRSTATSRSGQTIRFTLDIAMVNGDNSLSGNLSRSDFSIGGFSSNGVNYSFVNEGIQVLSGGPNVPYSASLLLDQSGSISGTDPQNHRIEAAKVFCQSLGQGDNVHLSAFASAGKIPYELTVYGNGFNSNGSVYLGTLDNLKNQIGGGTPLCKSTYSMIDYVSKNAPNQNKALVVFTDGEDTGGGRTPDDIIKLARQLNIKVFMMGLGTAEVQNLAYIANQTGGAFMFAREAPQLMTMFGSLGKLLNGTANYYRTSWTMTRSPGVGTSGSYWVTSSVQVKIGGRTVFVPFRVDY, encoded by the coding sequence ATGAATTCTACATTACACATTCTTCGGCTTTTTACAGGTTTTTGCAGGCAAAGAGGAGGGATATTGTTGCTGTCGCTTTTTTGGATATTCTGCCCGGAAGGCTGTAAGCAGAAAGAGCCGCTTCCGGAGCCGATCGCAGATTTTTCATACACTCCCGGACAAAACCTCGAAGCGCCGGTCACTATTACATTTATGAACAATTCTCAAAATGCCGATTCATTTGAGTGGGATTTTGATGACGGCACCGGCTCGACACTCCGAAATCCCGTGAAGAGATTTACAAAGGGGGGTACGTATACGGTTACCTTAACGGCAAAAGGGGGAGGGGGAACCCGGACTGCATTTGCGACGATCGTGATTGAGGAGAATCTATACGGTGGAAATAACGGGAAAATTGGGTTTTGGTCTAAGATCGGAAATGAAGGGTTTACTTCCATTACCATTAATACCGGCACCCAAACGCTTAAAAGTTATTGGGCAGCTACGCCTGACTGTACCAATGGCAGTTTGGCAAGTTTTACGCTGCCGGCGGGAGATTACAGCTTCGTGGCAGTCAATGATGAGGGGCGTCGTTGGAAAGGGTCAATCAGAGTAACAAGGGCACAATGTGCTTTGTGGGAGTTGAAGAAAGAGGAAGGTATTGTTTCATTGCCTTCCGGAGCGGTTATCCGTTCAACGGCCACTTCACGCAGTGGGCAGACCATTCGGTTTACTCTGGATATTGCCATGGTAAATGGCGATAACTCACTTAGCGGCAACTTGTCAAGGTCAGATTTTTCCATTGGCGGCTTTTCTTCAAACGGGGTTAATTATTCATTTGTAAATGAGGGAATACAGGTGCTTTCCGGTGGACCGAATGTGCCTTATTCTGCTTCACTGCTGCTGGACCAAAGCGGCAGTATATCAGGGACTGATCCCCAAAACCATCGCATTGAAGCGGCCAAAGTGTTTTGTCAATCGCTGGGACAGGGTGACAATGTACATCTGAGCGCATTTGCAAGTGCGGGCAAGATTCCGTATGAATTAACCGTGTATGGAAATGGATTTAATTCAAACGGCAGTGTTTATTTAGGAACATTAGACAACCTGAAAAATCAGATAGGAGGAGGAACACCGCTGTGTAAGTCAACCTATTCAATGATCGACTATGTCAGTAAAAATGCCCCCAATCAAAATAAGGCGTTGGTGGTTTTTACCGACGGTGAAGATACAGGCGGGGGCAGAACGCCGGACGATATCATCAAGCTTGCCAGACAGTTAAACATAAAAGTATTTATGATGGGTTTGGGGACCGCGGAAGTTCAAAACCTGGCCTACATTGCCAATCAGACGGGAGGGGCATTTATGTTTGCAAGAGAGGCACCACAGTTGATGACAATGTTTGGCTCTCTTGGAAAATTGCTGAACGGAACGGCAAACTATTATCGAACGTCCTGGACCATGACCCGTAGCCCGGGCGTAGGTACTTCGGGATCGTATTGGGTCACCAGTTCGGTACAGGTAAAGATTGGGGGCCGAACCGTTTTTGTCCCTTTCAGAGTAGATTATTAG
- a CDS encoding ATP-dependent Clp protease ATP-binding subunit, translating into MISTQLNDELIRAIQIAQAIAKEHQQGVYAPAHLLKGLLHNDVGLGALLVGWEIDINYLRDWADYRIEKLPKSARGTLDMRPDPKTVAALEVADIIRLKLGDSSLSPLAVLIAITRPEVAYTKDQLKSFPITETELLTFALQNIQAETTLSPASDEPSRAGGGNASFQALLKYCVDKTALARQGKLDPIIGRDKETRTMVEILGRRSKPNVIIVGEPGVGKTALVEGLARLIIAGQVPAHLQKAALFQLDMGALIAGASYKGEIEDRLKNIIAEVKRHERALLFIDEIHVLMDPQSGAMGLVNLLKPELARGELTVIGATTLDEFRKFMEPDEAFSRRFELVRVDEPDETTASRMVGRVVPLFEEHHQIKVGQGTVVETVRLARRYIKDRRLPDAAIDLIDRTMAAMKLMTETTQQEIDLLRTELTELREEHAGGDPILYNQELRWFERQLRHRLSPILLGQLEEDTQLAQMELPEAVAELLTELLIRLQTLGGQRKETVETHDVAAVVAHKTGIPLGKLQSTEREKLLQLNEHLKKRVVGQDHATKVIADAILENRSGLSRPGQPIGSFFFSGPTGTGKTELAKTMADFLFNDEKALIRFDMSEFKEEHSAAVLYGAPPGYVGYEEGGLLVTKIRQQPFAIVLFDEIEKAHPSVFDLFLQILDEGTLHDRLGREGDFSNAIILFTSNIGSEWIAGQFGQGQIPASNDILDLMTKHFRPEFLGRLTEIIPFSPITESAVLNIFNIQLKPLIVLLEKQGITLNIDDEARKALALEGFTPKYGARPIRGVIRNRIRRPLSRMIVAGEIGKGSTVTLKLGKDGEFDWENEPIIETIH; encoded by the coding sequence ATGATTTCTACACAATTGAACGACGAACTCATAAGGGCTATTCAGATAGCACAGGCCATTGCGAAAGAACACCAACAGGGAGTGTATGCGCCGGCTCATTTACTGAAAGGGCTGCTGCACAACGACGTCGGCTTGGGAGCGCTGCTTGTCGGTTGGGAAATTGATATTAATTATCTCAGGGATTGGGCCGATTATCGTATTGAAAAGCTACCCAAATCAGCACGCGGTACGCTGGATATGCGTCCTGATCCGAAAACAGTTGCCGCGCTTGAAGTAGCGGATATTATTCGACTGAAACTGGGAGATTCGAGCCTTTCGCCCTTAGCGGTCCTGATTGCCATTACCCGCCCGGAAGTGGCTTATACAAAAGACCAACTCAAATCTTTTCCGATTACAGAGACCGAGCTGCTGACGTTTGCGCTTCAAAATATACAGGCAGAAACCACGCTAAGCCCTGCTTCCGACGAACCTTCCCGGGCCGGCGGCGGCAATGCCTCATTTCAGGCCCTGCTCAAATACTGCGTCGACAAAACCGCCCTGGCCCGTCAGGGGAAACTTGACCCGATCATCGGCCGCGACAAAGAAACCCGTACCATGGTCGAGATCCTCGGGCGACGCTCCAAGCCCAACGTCATCATCGTAGGCGAGCCGGGCGTAGGAAAAACCGCCCTCGTCGAAGGCCTCGCCCGGCTCATCATCGCCGGGCAGGTGCCCGCCCATTTGCAGAAAGCCGCCCTGTTTCAACTCGACATGGGGGCCCTCATTGCCGGTGCTTCCTACAAAGGAGAGATCGAAGACCGCCTTAAAAATATCATTGCCGAAGTCAAACGGCACGAACGCGCCCTTTTGTTCATCGACGAGATCCACGTCCTGATGGACCCCCAAAGCGGAGCCATGGGGCTGGTCAACCTGCTCAAACCCGAACTGGCCCGCGGGGAGCTGACCGTCATCGGCGCCACCACCCTCGACGAGTTCCGTAAATTCATGGAACCCGACGAAGCCTTCAGCCGACGTTTTGAACTCGTCAGGGTCGACGAGCCCGACGAGACCACGGCGAGTCGCATGGTGGGCAGGGTCGTACCGCTCTTTGAAGAACATCACCAAATCAAAGTGGGCCAAGGCACCGTTGTCGAAACCGTGCGCCTGGCCCGTAGATACATCAAGGACCGTCGCCTGCCCGATGCCGCCATTGACCTCATTGACCGCACCATGGCGGCCATGAAGCTCATGACCGAAACCACGCAGCAGGAAATCGATCTGCTGCGCACGGAACTCACCGAGCTGCGGGAAGAACACGCAGGCGGCGATCCGATACTATACAATCAGGAACTGCGCTGGTTTGAACGTCAACTGCGGCACCGCCTCAGCCCGATCCTGTTGGGGCAGTTGGAAGAAGATACGCAATTGGCACAAATGGAACTGCCCGAAGCCGTGGCCGAGTTGCTGACGGAGCTGCTGATCCGGCTCCAAACACTGGGAGGACAGCGCAAAGAGACGGTCGAAACGCACGATGTGGCCGCCGTCGTCGCCCACAAAACGGGCATTCCGCTGGGCAAGCTGCAATCTACCGAGCGGGAGAAACTCCTGCAACTCAACGAACACCTCAAAAAACGGGTGGTCGGACAGGATCATGCCACCAAAGTCATTGCCGATGCCATTCTGGAAAACCGCTCGGGGCTGAGCCGTCCGGGGCAGCCCATCGGTTCGTTTTTCTTCTCGGGCCCGACAGGCACGGGCAAGACGGAATTGGCCAAAACGATGGCGGATTTTCTGTTCAACGACGAAAAAGCCCTGATTCGATTCGACATGTCGGAGTTTAAGGAGGAGCATTCAGCGGCGGTACTGTACGGGGCGCCTCCGGGCTACGTGGGGTATGAGGAGGGCGGTTTGCTGGTGACCAAAATCAGGCAGCAGCCCTTTGCCATTGTGTTGTTTGACGAAATTGAAAAAGCGCACCCTTCGGTCTTTGACCTGTTTTTACAGATCCTCGACGAGGGCACCCTGCACGATCGATTGGGGCGCGAGGGAGATTTCAGCAATGCCATCATTTTGTTTACGTCCAATATCGGCTCCGAGTGGATCGCAGGGCAGTTCGGGCAGGGGCAAATCCCCGCTTCCAATGACATTCTGGACCTGATGACCAAGCACTTCCGTCCCGAGTTTTTGGGACGCCTGACGGAGATCATTCCCTTCAGCCCGATCACGGAGAGTGCGGTGCTCAACATTTTCAACATTCAGCTTAAGCCGTTGATTGTCTTACTGGAAAAACAGGGTATTACGCTCAATATAGATGACGAAGCGCGCAAAGCCTTAGCCCTGGAAGGTTTTACGCCCAAGTACGGGGCGCGTCCGATCCGGGGCGTGATCCGTAACCGCATCCGTCGGCCGCTCTCACGGATGATCGTGGCGGGAGAAATCGGCAAGGGAAGCACCGTGACACTGAAATTGGGAAAAGACGGAGAATTTGATTGGGAGAACGAGCCAATTATAGAAACAATACATTAA
- a CDS encoding FHA domain-containing protein, translated as MEITCKKCKSRLKIINTGSPIVKCGNCGYPNPVVISPPKAGETNAPPAPATAKVAPPPSPFPPPNPNPRPFVGGGLPHTPGAAPKSEPGWLVVHDENAPEQTHSLRVGRQVIGRLNTTAPCDIMITTQDVYMSRNHCILEVKPGRTGGFDYLLSDRKMTNGAPELMSANGTYVNAFEKPLQPNDMVYLNDGDTIQIGQTKVVIKTIKTVANADDATRLVRDTDYTPTVIIKN; from the coding sequence ATGGAGATTACCTGTAAAAAGTGTAAATCACGGCTTAAGATTATCAACACCGGCAGTCCGATTGTTAAATGCGGCAATTGCGGGTATCCTAATCCGGTCGTTATCAGCCCTCCGAAAGCGGGAGAAACAAATGCGCCGCCGGCACCGGCTACTGCCAAAGTGGCTCCGCCTCCGTCTCCTTTTCCACCGCCTAATCCCAACCCCAGGCCGTTCGTGGGAGGCGGGTTGCCTCATACTCCCGGTGCGGCTCCCAAGAGTGAGCCGGGCTGGCTGGTGGTTCATGATGAAAATGCTCCCGAGCAGACCCACTCGCTGAGAGTCGGTCGGCAGGTGATCGGTCGTCTGAATACGACAGCTCCGTGTGATATCATGATCACCACTCAGGATGTGTATATGAGCCGTAATCACTGTATCCTTGAAGTAAAGCCCGGTCGAACCGGAGGGTTTGATTATTTATTGTCAGATCGCAAAATGACCAACGGAGCGCCTGAACTGATGAGTGCCAACGGAACCTATGTCAACGCTTTTGAAAAACCGCTTCAACCCAACGACATGGTCTATCTTAATGACGGTGATACCATTCAGATCGGACAAACCAAAGTAGTTATCAAAACGATCAAAACGGTCGCCAACGCTGACGATGCCACTCGATTGGTACGAGATACGGACTACACACCCACCGTAATTATCAAAAATTAA
- a CDS encoding caspase family protein has translation MNAYFSKTFILTALTFLGLFAAGRAQTTYAVVVGISNYQKFQPGKGDLIFAGRDAELFYRYLTDPRGRNVPRKNVVLLTEAQATKTNILKALELFAEAKPEDQVIFFFSGHGNAGVFLPYESSGIKPLLTHEEVKLAFRKSHARLKLCLADACKSGTLEIQSLPPSESLQELSNTNIIVFLSSLSNQLSVEYGRLGQGVFTYYLLKALRGEADRDNDKSITAFELYQYVSRNVRNYSKQFNPEHTEQIPTMYGKFPKDLPLAAYP, from the coding sequence ATGAATGCATATTTTTCAAAGACGTTCATTCTGACTGCACTGACTTTTTTGGGCCTTTTTGCTGCCGGCAGGGCGCAGACTACCTACGCAGTGGTGGTCGGTATTTCCAACTATCAAAAATTCCAACCCGGTAAGGGCGATCTGATTTTTGCCGGCCGGGATGCGGAATTATTTTATCGCTACCTGACCGATCCGCGGGGGAGGAATGTGCCCCGGAAAAATGTTGTTTTATTGACCGAGGCACAAGCAACCAAAACCAATATTCTGAAAGCCCTGGAGTTGTTTGCCGAAGCCAAACCGGAAGATCAGGTCATTTTTTTCTTTTCAGGCCACGGAAATGCAGGGGTATTTTTGCCCTACGAGAGCAGCGGGATCAAACCCCTGCTGACCCACGAAGAGGTAAAACTGGCGTTTCGGAAATCACACGCCCGCCTGAAGCTGTGCCTGGCAGACGCCTGCAAATCCGGTACGCTGGAGATTCAGAGTTTACCGCCGAGTGAGAGTCTGCAGGAGTTGTCCAACACCAATATCATTGTGTTTTTATCTTCTCTTTCCAATCAGCTTTCGGTTGAATACGGCCGATTGGGGCAGGGGGTCTTTACGTATTATCTGTTGAAGGCGCTGCGCGGTGAAGCCGATCGGGACAACGATAAATCCATTACGGCGTTTGAACTGTATCAATACGTAAGTCGGAATGTGCGCAACTACTCGAAGCAGTTCAACCCGGAACATACGGAACAAATTCCCACCATGTACGGCAAGTTTCCCAAAGACTTACCGCTGGCAGCCTATCCCTGA
- a CDS encoding PP2C family protein-serine/threonine phosphatase: MKITICQPVGFTEMGGRTNNEDCLYPAIDRVSADDRLFLVCDGVGGQHKGEVASALACKAMVEFYQQNPVGVMDEPYIRSALDYTVEQFARKETEDPETHGMATTLTLLHIHEAGATVAHLGDSRIYQVRQGAVIRVSEDHKLVNELIRDGHITAREALTHTQRNVITKVVAADRHDTPEVSIINDVQAGDYFFLCTDGVLEQLYDDLLVYHLRPTDDNTVSDAEKLENIRQECIGKTRDNFTAYLIPVQSAEGDVKPPFKTELPTLKAKAETPVAIPVVSSNEKIQYEEDAPTEFTRPSVRSLHPSDINTVPEAPVPEETRTVSQRPGRRNMVQFVAGIFIGIVVAGGGVWYWMNAGQLTAPAPARKVAITVTPIKENEKKSLQASSSAPALSTQKKGNATASAASPKEKGITIVESVKHGFSFIKEGEHYYYWEPATSKKVRIIYDDENDKLENIAYRYSFDGKKQSIYLVKPDIVLKDIDRSMLDKDKIEYTSKGVEHTIDPGTGKKLISALEMKNEREKQPADPI, translated from the coding sequence ATGAAAATTACTATTTGTCAGCCGGTGGGGTTCACGGAGATGGGTGGACGAACCAATAATGAAGACTGTCTTTATCCGGCCATTGATCGTGTGAGTGCCGATGACCGATTATTTTTAGTGTGTGATGGAGTGGGGGGCCAACACAAAGGGGAAGTGGCCAGTGCCCTGGCGTGCAAAGCCATGGTGGAGTTTTATCAACAAAACCCGGTCGGCGTGATGGATGAGCCCTATATTCGATCGGCCCTTGACTATACCGTTGAGCAGTTTGCCCGTAAAGAAACCGAAGATCCCGAAACGCACGGGATGGCCACCACACTTACGCTGTTGCACATCCATGAAGCAGGGGCTACCGTTGCCCATTTGGGAGACAGTCGGATTTACCAGGTCAGACAGGGAGCTGTCATACGGGTTTCGGAAGACCATAAATTGGTCAATGAATTAATACGTGACGGGCATATTACCGCCCGGGAGGCACTGACCCATACCCAACGCAATGTCATTACGAAAGTGGTGGCGGCCGACCGTCATGATACGCCTGAGGTGAGCATTATCAATGATGTGCAGGCGGGAGATTACTTCTTCCTTTGTACAGACGGCGTTTTGGAGCAGCTTTATGATGATTTATTGGTCTACCATCTGCGTCCCACCGACGATAATACCGTCAGTGATGCGGAAAAGCTCGAAAACATTCGTCAGGAATGTATCGGAAAAACACGTGATAACTTTACGGCCTATTTGATCCCTGTTCAATCGGCAGAAGGAGACGTAAAGCCTCCCTTTAAGACCGAGCTGCCAACGCTGAAAGCGAAGGCCGAAACCCCGGTGGCCATTCCGGTGGTATCCTCAAACGAAAAAATTCAATATGAAGAAGATGCTCCTACGGAATTTACCCGACCTTCGGTCAGAAGCCTTCATCCGTCTGATATCAATACAGTGCCGGAAGCCCCTGTGCCTGAAGAAACCAGAACGGTATCCCAAAGACCCGGCAGGAGGAATATGGTGCAATTTGTAGCGGGCATTTTTATCGGGATCGTTGTGGCCGGCGGAGGGGTTTGGTATTGGATGAATGCCGGGCAGCTGACCGCACCTGCACCCGCCCGGAAAGTGGCCATCACGGTAACACCCATCAAAGAAAACGAGAAAAAATCTCTTCAGGCCTCTTCATCTGCCCCTGCACTTTCTACCCAAAAAAAGGGCAATGCCACCGCATCCGCTGCCTCGCCCAAAGAGAAAGGGATAACCATTGTGGAGTCGGTCAAACATGGTTTTTCCTTCATTAAAGAAGGGGAACACTATTATTATTGGGAGCCCGCAACATCAAAAAAAGTACGGATTATATATGATGACGAAAATGATAAGCTGGAAAATATTGCCTATCGTTACTCGTTCGACGGTAAAAAGCAATCCATCTATTTGGTAAAGCCCGACATTGTCCTGAAGGATATTGACAGATCTATGTTGGATAAGGATAAGATCGAATACACTTCCAAGGGAGTAGAGCATACCATTGACCCGGGAACCGGCAAAAAGCTTATTTCCGCTCTGGAGATGAAAAATGAACGTGAAAAACAACCCGCCGACCCTATATAA